The Inquilinus sp. Marseille-Q2685 genome has a segment encoding these proteins:
- a CDS encoding cytosine deaminase, translating to MPGFAVLPDARRYRLTNATVPACLVEGTDLAPDRDGLARADLTIDGGTLAAIRPAGGPDPDGAALPALDLDRGMVWPALVEAHTHLDKGHIWPRGPNPDGSFDGALAAVRADRAAHWSAADVRARMEFSLRCAFAHGTRLIRTHIDSDPPQHGVSWPVFAALRDEWAGRIELQGSALVGIDRVLEDAYFDDLSRTVRAHGGILGAVAYPVPGLEAGIDRLFRHAIEHGLDLDVHADETGDPAVRSLALIAEAAIRHRFRGRVLVGHCCSLARQPDDVIDRTLDLVAEAGLAVVSLPMCNMYLQDRKAGTTPRWRGVTLLHEMKARGIPVMVSSDNTRDPFYAYGDLDALEVYAQATRILHLDHPVGDWPRAVTATPAAVLGRPDLGRLAAGGGADLVLLRARSWTELLSRPQADRIVVRNGRAIDTTPPDYRELDALLAPEGEQA from the coding sequence ATGCCCGGTTTTGCTGTCCTGCCGGACGCCCGGCGCTACCGGCTGACCAACGCCACCGTGCCGGCCTGCCTGGTCGAGGGCACGGATCTGGCGCCGGACCGCGACGGGCTGGCGCGGGCCGACCTGACCATCGACGGCGGCACGCTGGCCGCGATCCGCCCGGCCGGCGGCCCCGACCCCGACGGCGCGGCGCTGCCGGCGCTGGACCTGGACCGCGGCATGGTGTGGCCGGCCCTGGTCGAGGCGCACACCCATCTCGACAAGGGGCATATCTGGCCGCGCGGGCCGAACCCGGACGGCAGCTTCGACGGTGCGCTCGCCGCCGTGCGGGCGGACCGGGCGGCACACTGGTCGGCGGCGGATGTGCGGGCGCGGATGGAGTTCAGCCTGCGCTGCGCCTTCGCCCACGGCACAAGGCTGATCCGCACCCATATCGACAGCGACCCGCCGCAGCACGGCGTCTCCTGGCCGGTCTTCGCCGCGCTGCGGGACGAATGGGCCGGGCGGATTGAGCTGCAGGGCTCGGCCCTGGTCGGCATCGACCGGGTGCTGGAGGATGCGTATTTCGACGACCTCAGCCGCACCGTGCGCGCCCATGGCGGCATTCTCGGCGCCGTCGCCTATCCGGTGCCGGGGCTGGAGGCCGGCATCGACCGGCTGTTCCGCCATGCGATCGAGCACGGCCTCGACCTCGACGTCCATGCCGACGAGACCGGCGACCCGGCGGTGCGGTCGCTGGCGCTGATCGCCGAGGCCGCGATCCGCCACCGCTTCCGCGGCCGGGTGCTGGTCGGCCATTGCTGCTCCCTGGCCCGGCAGCCGGACGACGTCATTGACCGCACGCTGGACCTGGTGGCCGAGGCCGGCCTCGCCGTGGTGTCGCTGCCGATGTGCAACATGTATCTGCAGGACCGAAAGGCCGGGACCACGCCACGCTGGCGCGGCGTGACGCTGCTGCACGAGATGAAGGCGCGCGGCATTCCCGTCATGGTGTCCTCCGACAACACCCGCGACCCGTTCTACGCCTATGGCGATCTCGACGCGCTTGAGGTCTACGCCCAGGCGACGCGCATCCTGCATCTCGACCACCCGGTCGGCGACTGGCCGCGGGCGGTGACCGCGACCCCGGCCGCCGTGCTGGGCCGGCCCGATCTCGGCCGCCTGGCCGCGGGCGGCGGCGCCGACCTGGTGCTGCTGCGCGCCCGCAGCTGGACCGAGCTGCTGTCCCGCCCCCAGGCCGACCGGATCGTGGTCCGGAACGGCCGGGCGATCGACACCACCCCGCCGGACTACCGCGAGCTGGACGCGCT
- a CDS encoding ABC transporter permease, translated as MTEIELQTGAAEDEAAIAEARRADPGRIRALAARIAVPVTAFAAFVALWQWYVTAYQVPRYILPAPTEVAATMVSDWPILSSALAVTLTITFAALAAALVGGVALAILFVQSRWLELAFYPYAVVLQVTPIVAIAPLIIIYAPSTESVLLICAFIVAFFPILSNMTQGLKSTDHNLLNLFELYGASRWQSLLHLRIPASLPYFATGLRIGGGLALIGSVVAEFAAGSAGAQSGLAFRILEAGRRLNVPRLFAALILITLTGLAIFALTSLVSHLLLRRWHESAIRREN; from the coding sequence ATGACTGAGATCGAGTTGCAGACCGGCGCGGCCGAGGACGAGGCCGCCATCGCCGAGGCCCGGCGGGCCGACCCCGGCCGCATCCGGGCGCTGGCGGCGCGGATCGCTGTGCCGGTGACCGCCTTCGCCGCCTTCGTGGCGCTGTGGCAGTGGTACGTCACCGCCTATCAGGTGCCGCGCTACATCCTGCCGGCGCCGACCGAGGTGGCGGCCACGATGGTGAGCGACTGGCCGATCCTGTCCTCGGCCCTGGCGGTGACGCTGACCATCACCTTCGCCGCCCTGGCCGCGGCGCTGGTCGGCGGCGTGGCGCTGGCCATCCTGTTCGTCCAGTCGCGCTGGCTGGAGCTGGCCTTCTACCCCTATGCCGTGGTGCTGCAGGTGACGCCGATCGTGGCGATCGCGCCGCTGATCATCATCTACGCGCCGTCGACCGAATCGGTGCTGCTGATCTGCGCCTTCATCGTCGCCTTCTTCCCGATCCTGTCGAACATGACCCAGGGGCTGAAGAGCACCGACCACAACCTGCTGAACCTGTTCGAGCTGTATGGCGCGTCGCGCTGGCAGTCGCTGCTGCATCTGCGCATCCCGGCGTCGCTGCCCTATTTCGCCACCGGCCTGCGCATCGGCGGCGGCCTCGCGCTGATCGGGTCGGTGGTGGCGGAGTTCGCGGCCGGGTCGGCCGGCGCCCAGTCCGGCCTGGCCTTCCGCATCCTGGAGGCCGGGCGCCGGCTGAACGTGCCGCGGCTGTTCGCGGCGCTGATCCTGATCACCCTGACCGGCCTGGCCATCTTCGCCCTGACCAGCCTGGTGTCGCATCTGCTGCTGCGGCGCTGGCATGAAAGCGCGATCCGGCGGGAGAACTGA
- a CDS encoding ABC transporter ATP-binding protein, protein MTLDIREGEFVSLLGPSGCGKSTALRLIAGLGAPSAGAIRWPNGGRAATDGEVGFVFQEPTLMPWATVFRNVWLPLRLKGLSRAAARDRVMEALAMVGLDRFAGAYPRELSGGMKMRVSIARALVTRPKLLLMDEPFAALDEITRIKLNDDLLRLWQGQNWTIVFVTHSVFESVYLSSRIVVMAARPGRVIEEVAVDASYPRGNEYRMSTPYNERCRTVSDALMRAIMGAAGQR, encoded by the coding sequence ATGACGCTCGACATCCGGGAGGGGGAGTTCGTCAGCCTGCTCGGCCCCTCCGGCTGCGGCAAGTCGACGGCGCTGCGGCTGATCGCGGGCCTCGGCGCGCCCTCCGCCGGCGCGATCCGCTGGCCGAACGGGGGCCGCGCCGCGACGGACGGCGAGGTCGGCTTCGTGTTCCAGGAGCCGACGCTGATGCCCTGGGCCACGGTGTTCAGGAATGTCTGGCTGCCGCTGCGGCTGAAGGGCCTGTCGCGGGCGGCGGCGCGCGACCGGGTGATGGAGGCGCTGGCGATGGTCGGGCTCGACCGCTTCGCCGGCGCCTATCCGCGCGAGCTGTCGGGCGGCATGAAGATGCGGGTGTCGATCGCCCGGGCCCTGGTCACACGGCCGAAGCTGCTCTTGATGGACGAGCCCTTTGCGGCCTTGGACGAGATCACCCGGATCAAGCTGAACGACGACCTGCTGCGGCTGTGGCAGGGGCAGAACTGGACTATCGTCTTCGTCACCCATTCGGTGTTCGAATCCGTCTACCTGTCGTCGCGGATCGTGGTGATGGCGGCGCGGCCGGGCCGGGTGATCGAGGAGGTGGCGGTGGACGCCTCCTATCCGCGCGGCAACGAATACCGGATGTCCACGCCCTACAACGAGCGCTGCCGCACCGTGTCGGACGCGCTGATGCGGGCGATCATGGGGGCGGCGGGGCAGCGATGA